One window from the genome of Pyxicephalus adspersus chromosome 6, UCB_Pads_2.0, whole genome shotgun sequence encodes:
- the NGDN gene encoding neuroguidin, with translation MATMEDIVSRDQSAAKTLLNTLHQQVSDVTAHVQGLIQKIRNGMYPTEKGLSFLELKDQLLVMYMQDLTHLLMEKTLGKSLKENPAVLRLVEMRTVLEKMRPIDQKLKYQIDKLVRTAMTGSLSENDPLRFKPNPQNLMSKLEESDQEESGSDENEGGEGKKSHSKVKKYVPPRLAPVHYDDTEAERERRILERAKKRALSSSVIRELKEQYTDAPEEIREGRAYHMMQHEKEERHRVNYEESMMVRLNLTRKEKARKKRSLAMTSQLNSLTHFTDISALTGGDARTEDFMPSSKKQRKGPKKGKKKKGFKKRH, from the exons ATGGCTACGATGGAG gaTATCGTTTCCAGAGATCAGTCAGCAGCAAAGACATTGCTTAACACATTGCATCAGCag GTCTCTGATGTCACAGCACATGTGCAGGGCTTAATACAGAAGATTCGCAATGGAATGTACCCAACAGAAAAA ggtttgaGTTTCCTGGAACTGAAAGATCAGTTGCTTGTGATGTATATGCAGGATCTTACACACCTCCTAATGGAGAAAACTCTTGGAAAATCTCTGAAAGAGAATCCAGCCGTTTTGAGGCTGGTGGAAATGCGCACA GTGCTGGAAAAAATGCGTCCTATtgatcaaaaactaaaataccaaATTGATAAGTTGGTGAGAACTGCTATGACTGGAAGCCTCAGTGAGAATGACCCTTTGCGTTTCAAACCTAATCCTCAGAATTTGATGAGCAAG TTGGAGGAGTCTGATCAGGAAGAATCTGGAAGTGATGAAAATGAAGGTGGAGAAGGCAAGAAATCCCATAGCAAGGTGAAAAAATATGTGCCCCCACGACTTGCACCAGTACATTATG ATGACACAGAGGCAGAGCGAGAGCGCAGAATCTTGGAGCGGGCCAAGAAACGAGCTCTTAGCAGCTCTGTAATTCGGGAACTGAAAGAACAGTACACAGATGCCCCAGAAGAGATCAGGGAGGGCCGTGCCTATCATATGATGCAACATGAAAAAGAAGAGCGGCATCG cGTAAATTATGAAGAGTCCATGATGGTACGACTGAATCTGACTAGGAAAGAAAAGGCTCGTAAAAAGAGATCACTTGCTATGACCTCCCAGCTCAATTCACTCACACACTTCACAGACATCAGTGCCCTCACTGGAGGAGATGCAAGGACAGAG GACTTTATGCCTTCATCcaaaaaacaaaggaaaggaccaaagaaaggaaagaaaaagaaag GTTTCAAGAAACGCCACTGA